A region of the Nocardia nova SH22a genome:
GGGATAGTACGGAATGAACGGTTTGTCCCAGGTGCCGGTCGCATTGATCAATCCTCGAGTGCGCAGCGTGCTGCCGGGCGGCACCCGCACATCGCTCGTCCGAGGAACGGCTGTGCCCGAGTCCTTCTCGGACGCCTCCGTCTCGACGTGCAGCAATCCGTCGACCTCGGCGTCCGGACAGGTCGCGGTGGTGGCCCGATCGCACACCACCCGGACCGATATCGGCCGATGGACTCGCAGGTCGAACTGCTTTTCGTACAAACCGAAATAATGCGGCACCGCGGTGGCCGCCGGGGCGGAATCCGAACCCGGCGGCAGGGTTTCGGCGAATGACATCCCCGGCAGATCGTGCACTCCGTTCACGGTGCTCAAAGTCAATGAGGGCCAGCGGAATTGCCACGCGCCACCGGGGCCGGGGGAATGGTCGACGAGGAGGAAATCACGTTCGGGGCGCAGACCGAGGCGGCGCAGGTGATAGCCGACCGACAGTCCGGCCTGGCCGGCGCCGATCACCACAATCTCGAAATCGGGTGCGGTCACCGCTGTCACACTACGCGTCGGGTGCGGGGCGGCAACCGCGCGGCGCATACAGTGGATACCGACCGACGGGTGCGTTGCGTATGTCCGCCCGCCGTATCGAAGAGTCCGCGCGAATGGGGAGAGGTCAGGATGCTGGCAGTGAGCCGGGATGGTGACGTGGTCACCATCGAATTGCAGCGCCCGCAGCGCCGCAACGCCCTCAACGACGAGTTGGTGGCGGCACTGCGGGAGGCCGTCACGACGGCGGCGGGACAGGCGCGGGTGATCGTGCTGACCGGCCAGGGGCCGATCTTCAGCGCCGGCGCCGATCTCTCCGGCGTGTATTCGCAGGATTTCCTGGATTCGCTGCGCGGCCTGCTGCGCACGATCGAGTCGGTGCCGGTGCCGGTGATCGCCGCGATCAACGGCGGTGCGCTGGGCGCGGGTGTGCAGTTGGCGCTGGCCGCCGACCTGCGGGTGATGAGCCCGGATTCCTATATCGCCGTTCCGGCGGCCAAGCTGGGCATCTCGGTGGACGGCTGGACCATCCGGCGGCTGGCCGCGCTGATCGGCGGCGGTCCCGCCCGCACCATACTGTTGGGCGCCGAACCGGTAACCGCCTCCGACGCATACACTTTCGGCTTCGCCAACCGCCTCGGCACCCTCGCCGACGCACAGGACTGGGCGAAATCCATCGCCGCCCTCGCACCGCTGTCGCTGCGGCACATGAAACTGGTGTTCAACGACGACGGCACCCGCGTGGAGGACACCGTCGAACAGCGCGATGCCCTGGAAGCGGCCTGGCGCAGTGCCGACGCCGAGGAAGCGCGGCTGGCACGCGAGCAGAAGCGCGCGGCGAAGTTCGTGGGGCGCTGATGGGTACCACCGGGATCGTCGCGCTGGCCCGTCGTGCCGCGCTGGCAGGGGCCGGGCTGGCCGGACTGCGCTGGGTGGCCCGGGCGGCCTGGCGGATCCCCGCCGAGATGGGCGCGTCCGCCGCCGCCGTGGCGCCGCTGGCCGCCGGATCGGCGAGCTACCGCGACCGGCAGTTCCACAACACCGAGCCGAGCACCCAGATCGCACCCGGCTCCGGACTGTCGCTGCTGCTCTCGGCGCTCACCCGCCGCGATGTGGGGCGGCCCCCGGCCGATATTCCGCTGGCCACGGCCGGTTATCCGGAACAGGCGGCCGATCTGGCCGTGACCTGGTTCGGCCACGCCACCGCCCTGATCGAGGTGGACGGCTACCGCGTCCTCACCGATCCGGTCTGGAGTGAGCGGGTGTCGCCGTCGCCGCTGGTCGGCCCGGCGCGCCTGCATCCGGTGCCGGTGCCACTGTCGGCGCTGCCGCCGGTGGATGTGGTGGTGATCTCGCACGATCACTACGACCATCTCGATCGCGAGACGGTGCGGGCGCTGGTGGCGGCCCAGGAAGCGCCGTTCGTGGTGCCGATCGGGATCGGCGCGCATCTGCGCAAATGGCGGGTGCCCGAATCGCGGATCATCGAATTGGACTGGGGCGCATCGACGTCCATCACCCGGCCCGGTCGCGGCGAATTGACCGTGACCTGTACCGAGGCGCGGCACTTCTCCGGCCGTGGCCTCACCCGCAACACCACACTGTGGGCGTCGTGGGTCTTCGCCGGACCGGACCGGCGGGCGTATTTCGGCGGTGACACCGGCTACACGAAGGCCTTCGCCGAAATCGGCGCGACCTACGGTCCGTTCGATCTGACCCTGTTGCCGATCGGCGCGTACGACGTGCACTGGCCGGATGTGCACATGAATCCGGAGGAGGCGGTGCGCGCCCACGCCGATGTGTGCGTCGGCGACGCCCGCTACGGAACGCTGGTCCCCATCCACTGGGCCACCTTCAACCTGGCCTTCCACGGCTGGTCCGAGCCGGTGCGCCGGTTGGTGTCGGCGGCGCGTGCCGCGGGTACCCCGGTAGCAGTGCCGATTCCCGGGGAGCGGATAGATACCAATGCGGTATCACCGCAGGTCCCGTGGTGGGAAGATGTGCGTTAGGAACTCAATCGACGAGTGGAGGAGTGGGCTTCATGAGTTTGATCGACACGTTGAAGGGCCTGGTGGGTAAGGGGCGCGATGCCGCCTCCGAGAACGCCGACAAGATCCACGGCGCCGTGGACAAGGCCGGTGGTTTCATCAACGAGAAGACCGGCGGGAAGTACTCCGACCAGATCGGCAAGGGTACCGACGCCATCAAGAAGAACATTCCGGAGCAGGGCGGCGCCACGCCGACCCCCGAACCGCCGCAGACCCCGCCCGCCACTCCGCCGCAGGCGCCGCAGCCGCCCGAGGGCTGAGCAGGGCTTACCGCTCCGGGCCGAGGCGTGAGCGCACGGTCCGGGGTGGTGTCGCTCGCCGATCGATGACGGGTCCACTTCCGGAGGTTCGCTCCTCCGGCGGGGCCCGTTTTCGCCTTACACTGCGACTATGGCGGCGCGCCGCGATTTCGGGGGCATCGAGGTCGGTCTGACCAACCTCGACAAGGTCCTGTATCCCGCGACCGGTACCACCAAGGGTGAGGTGATCGACTACTTCACCGCCATCGCCCCGGCCCTGCTGCCGCATATCGCCGATCGTCCGGTCACGCGCAAGCGCTGGCCGGGCGGCGTGGACGCGACGTCGTTCTTCGAGAAGAATCTCCCCACGCACGCACCGGCCTGGATTCCGCGCAAGCAGATTCAGCATTCGGATCGCCGGGTGACCTATCCGCTCATCGACTCGGTGGCGGGGCTGGCCTGGATCGGGCAGCAGGCGGCGCTGGAAATCCATGTGCCGCAATGGTGTTTCGACGGTGCGGCGCCCGGTCCGGTGACCCGGCTGGTCTTCGATCTGGATCCGGGGCCCGGCGTGGGGCTGGCCGATTGCGCGCTGGTGGCCCTGTGGATACGCGATACCGTGCGCGATGTGGGGCTGGACGCCTATCCGGTCACCAGTGGTAGCAAGGGAATTCACGTCTATGTGCCGCTGGATCGGGTGCTGAGTCCGGGCGGTGCGTCGACGGTCGCCAAACAGCTGGCCACCGGATTGGAGCAGGTGCATCCGGAGTTGGTGACCGCGACGATGGCGAAGGCCGCGCGACCGGGCAAGATCTTCCTCGACTGGAGTCAGAACAATCCGTCGAAGACCACCATCGCACCGTATTCGCTGCGCGGGCGCGCACATCCGACCGTGGCGGCGCCGCGCGGCTGGGAGGAGATCGAGGACCGGGAACGGTTGCGGCACTTGACCTTCGGGGAGGTGCTCGAGCGGTGGCGGACCGACGGTGACCTGCTGTCCGGTCTGGACAAGCCGCGCGATTCCGGGTCGCCGGATCCGCTGGGGGCCTATCGGTCGATGCGGGATCCGGCCCGCACGCCCGAGCCCGTTCCGGCGGGCCGCCCCGATCCGGGGCCGGGGGACCGCTTCGTGGTGCAGGAACATCATGCGCGGCGGCTGCACTGGGACGTCCGGATGGAACGCGACGGGGTGCTGGTGTCGTGGGCGGTGCCCAAGGGGCCGCCGACCGAGCCGTCGCAGAATCGGCTGGCCGTGCACACCGAGGATCACCCGCTCGAATATCTGCACTTCCACGGCGATATTCCGCGCGGCGAATACGGCGCCGGAGCGATGACGATCTGGGATTCCGGCACCTACGAGACCGAGAAGTGGCGCGACGACGAGGTCATCGTGCGATTCCACGGGCAGCGGCTGAGCGGGCGGTACGCGTTCATCCGCACCGGCGGCAAGCAGTGGCTGATGCATCTGATGAAGTCGCAGGCGGGCGACTCCGGCGCACCGGACGATCGCGGTGTCCCGGCGACGGATGATGGCGCCGCACCCGTCCGGGGCGGGACCGCCGGTGTTCCACGCGGCCTGTCACCCATGCTCGCGACACCGGGCGATGTCGCGAAACTCGATGCGCGCGACTGGGTTTTCGAAACGAAGTGGGACGGATTCCGGATCATCACCGAAATCGACCGTGGTGAGCTGGTGGTGCGCAGCCGGGCCGGTAATACCGTGACCGATCGCTATCCGCGGCTGGCGGCTCTCGGGCGTGAACTCGGCACGCACCGCGTCGTACTCGACGGTGAGGCGGTGGTGTTCGACGCCGACGGAATCGCCAATCTCGCACTGCTGCAATCGAATGCGGCGCAGGCGGTCCTGGTCGCCTTCGATGTGCTGTACCTGGACGGCACCTCACTGCTGCGCAAGCGCTACACCGATCGGCGGCGGGTGCTCGAGGCGCTGGCCGCTCGCGCGCCCGCACTGTTCGTGCCGCCGCAACTGGACGGGCCGGGTGCGCAAGCGCTGGCGTACAGCCGCGAGCACGGGCTCGAGGGGGTGGTGGCCAAGCGCAAGGATTCGGTGTACCTGCCGGGGCGGCGCGGGCAGTCCTGGATCAAGACCCGGAACTGGCGCACCCAGGAAGTGCTCGTGGGCGGCTGGCGGCGCAGTGCCGCAAGGGAATTCGCCTCCCTGCTGGTCGGGATGCGATACGAGGGGAAGCTGTACTACATCGGCCGCGTCGGCACGGGATTCGGTGATCGGCAGATGGCGGAACTGAGTGCGCGCCTGCGGGATCTGCGCCGCGACACCAGTCCGTTCGCGAACGAGCTCACCGCCGACGAGCGGAAGGACGCGGTCTGGGTGGAACCGCGGATGACCGGCACCGTGCGGTACATGAACTGGACGGAATCCGGCCGACTGTGGCATCCGGCGTGGCTTGGTTCGGGAAAGTAGTCGGGCTGTCAGCGCCCGGGCGCCCGGTCCGGCGACCGCCGGGCAGCTGTGTCGTCGCCGGGACCGGGCGCATAGGGCGAGTGGGCGGCGCCGGGTGGGGGCGTCGCGCCACTCGCGGGTCGCGGGGCTCAGTAGGCGGTGAGCCCGTTCCACTTACTCGTCCCGGGCGCCGCCGTCAGCGTGTTGACGAGGTCGACCGCGGCGATGACCAGTGTGGGTCCCCCGACCACCACGGTGCCGATGATCGCACCCACACTGGCGCCGGTGATGAATCCCGGAATCGCGCCGATCCCACCCGCCATCGCCCCGACCACCAGGCCGATCGCCGCGCCGATCGCGGTACCGACGAATCCGCCGATCGCGGTGGCGATCCCGAACTGCGTCGCGAACGCGTTCATCGCGTTCTGATTCTCGACCAGCGACGCGACCGGAGTCAGTTGGACGGGACGGGCCCGCGCCGCGTCCTTCGTCGCCGTCAGATCCAGCACCCGCGCGTCGTCGCGGATCCGGTGTGGCAGGGGATATTCCAATCCGTCCTGCCGGAACGACAGGGGGAGGGTGACCAGGGCGTGGCCCGCGGTGTCGGTGACATCGACCGTCGTGCCGTCGGCGCCGAGACGGAAGAAGCCCCCGTCGAGCGTGGTTTCGACGGTGTTCCCGATCAGTTTGCTCTCGTAGCGGACCGCGGGTGTGCCGGTATCGGCGTGGACGGTTCCCGCTCCGAGGGCGACGGCCACCACTGCCGGCAGAACGACGGCAGCGAACTTGCGCAGAATCATTCCGGTTCCAATCCTTCATCAGAAAAAAGAACATTCGGGCAGCCGTATACGACGCGCGCAGAACCCAAAAACCCCCGACATCAACACACAAATGCGCGTGAAACCGTGGTCCGGCTAACTCACGGAGGTAACCGTACCTTCACCAGGTGACAAAAATCAGTGAATTCGAGTCCCTGACTAGGTAATTCGCAAAGGAAAGGATGTTTGCCCGATTCGTCTACAAGAGCAGGGCCATGGCCGCGCCCGCGCCGCAGACCACGACGACCACGGTCAGAGCCACGAAATCGGCGCGGCCGGGGGCGGCGGGATGAGCGGTGAGCTCGCCCGTTCCGCCCCGTGCGGTGATGGCCTCACCCAGTTCGCCCGCTCGCCGGGTCGCGACGGCCATGGCCGCGGTGAGGATGTCGGCCAGCGGATTCGCCGACGCACGGGTGCCGTCTTTGGGGCGCAGCCGCCGGGCCGCTCGCAGAATGCGGATCTCGTCCATCAGCAGTGGTAGCCCGCGCAGTGTCAGGGCCACCACGACGGCCCATTCGTCGACCGGAATCCGCAACCGGCGCAGCGGGGCGCCCAGTTTCGCGAGGGCGGGCGCGATCTCGCTCATCGGCGTGGTCCAGGTGATCAGGAAGGACACCGCGAGCAGGATCAGCGCGAACACGTTGACCTGGACATAGCGCAGGACCGCGGTGGTGCCGACGGGAACCGTGAGCAGACCGCCCAGCAGGATCAACGCCCAGAACCACCACGGGAACCGCGGCAGTGTGCCCAGCGGCAGGCGCGCCAGCAGGGCGACCGCCACGACGAACGCCACCATCACGCCGAGCACCGGCCACGACGGCACCAACATCAGCAACAGGCTGATCAGGAAGGCGGCGATCATCTTGGTGCCCGCCCACAGGCGGCGGATCGGGCTGTCGACCGGAACCACACGCAGCAGCACGATGCTCATCGCGCACCTCCCAGCG
Encoded here:
- a CDS encoding enoyl-CoA hydratase, encoding MLAVSRDGDVVTIELQRPQRRNALNDELVAALREAVTTAAGQARVIVLTGQGPIFSAGADLSGVYSQDFLDSLRGLLRTIESVPVPVIAAINGGALGAGVQLALAADLRVMSPDSYIAVPAAKLGISVDGWTIRRLAALIGGGPARTILLGAEPVTASDAYTFGFANRLGTLADAQDWAKSIAALAPLSLRHMKLVFNDDGTRVEDTVEQRDALEAAWRSADAEEARLAREQKRAAKFVGR
- a CDS encoding MBL fold metallo-hydrolase; translation: MGTTGIVALARRAALAGAGLAGLRWVARAAWRIPAEMGASAAAVAPLAAGSASYRDRQFHNTEPSTQIAPGSGLSLLLSALTRRDVGRPPADIPLATAGYPEQAADLAVTWFGHATALIEVDGYRVLTDPVWSERVSPSPLVGPARLHPVPVPLSALPPVDVVVISHDHYDHLDRETVRALVAAQEAPFVVPIGIGAHLRKWRVPESRIIELDWGASTSITRPGRGELTVTCTEARHFSGRGLTRNTTLWASWVFAGPDRRAYFGGDTGYTKAFAEIGATYGPFDLTLLPIGAYDVHWPDVHMNPEEAVRAHADVCVGDARYGTLVPIHWATFNLAFHGWSEPVRRLVSAARAAGTPVAVPIPGERIDTNAVSPQVPWWEDVR
- a CDS encoding antitoxin, with the translated sequence MSLIDTLKGLVGKGRDAASENADKIHGAVDKAGGFINEKTGGKYSDQIGKGTDAIKKNIPEQGGATPTPEPPQTPPATPPQAPQPPEG
- a CDS encoding ATP-dependent DNA ligase yields the protein MAARRDFGGIEVGLTNLDKVLYPATGTTKGEVIDYFTAIAPALLPHIADRPVTRKRWPGGVDATSFFEKNLPTHAPAWIPRKQIQHSDRRVTYPLIDSVAGLAWIGQQAALEIHVPQWCFDGAAPGPVTRLVFDLDPGPGVGLADCALVALWIRDTVRDVGLDAYPVTSGSKGIHVYVPLDRVLSPGGASTVAKQLATGLEQVHPELVTATMAKAARPGKIFLDWSQNNPSKTTIAPYSLRGRAHPTVAAPRGWEEIEDRERLRHLTFGEVLERWRTDGDLLSGLDKPRDSGSPDPLGAYRSMRDPARTPEPVPAGRPDPGPGDRFVVQEHHARRLHWDVRMERDGVLVSWAVPKGPPTEPSQNRLAVHTEDHPLEYLHFHGDIPRGEYGAGAMTIWDSGTYETEKWRDDEVIVRFHGQRLSGRYAFIRTGGKQWLMHLMKSQAGDSGAPDDRGVPATDDGAAPVRGGTAGVPRGLSPMLATPGDVAKLDARDWVFETKWDGFRIITEIDRGELVVRSRAGNTVTDRYPRLAALGRELGTHRVVLDGEAVVFDADGIANLALLQSNAAQAVLVAFDVLYLDGTSLLRKRYTDRRRVLEALAARAPALFVPPQLDGPGAQALAYSREHGLEGVVAKRKDSVYLPGRRGQSWIKTRNWRTQEVLVGGWRRSAAREFASLLVGMRYEGKLYYIGRVGTGFGDRQMAELSARLRDLRRDTSPFANELTADERKDAVWVEPRMTGTVRYMNWTESGRLWHPAWLGSGK
- a CDS encoding DUF6861 domain-containing protein, whose translation is MILRKFAAVVLPAVVAVALGAGTVHADTGTPAVRYESKLIGNTVETTLDGGFFRLGADGTTVDVTDTAGHALVTLPLSFRQDGLEYPLPHRIRDDARVLDLTATKDAARARPVQLTPVASLVENQNAMNAFATQFGIATAIGGFVGTAIGAAIGLVVGAMAGGIGAIPGFITGASVGAIIGTVVVGGPTLVIAAVDLVNTLTAAPGTSKWNGLTAY
- a CDS encoding CbiQ family ECF transporter T component, whose product is MSIVLLRVVPVDSPIRRLWAGTKMIAAFLISLLLMLVPSWPVLGVMVAFVVAVALLARLPLGTLPRFPWWFWALILLGGLLTVPVGTTAVLRYVQVNVFALILLAVSFLITWTTPMSEIAPALAKLGAPLRRLRIPVDEWAVVVALTLRGLPLLMDEIRILRAARRLRPKDGTRASANPLADILTAAMAVATRRAGELGEAITARGGTGELTAHPAAPGRADFVALTVVVVVCGAGAAMALLL